Proteins found in one Candidatus Deferrimicrobiaceae bacterium genomic segment:
- a CDS encoding ATP-binding protein, with protein sequence MSDLFQQTLESVSIGILAFDGAGRLTYINPAAEEILHGSSRAFGRKHYRTVFRGSPGAVRILRKALEDNAAVTGYDVELRLPRRSRAAGDPPPPTLPVIIGASPMPGPAGEPNGAVLSIKPAEILSMVGQEERAAMSAEEMQTLAYGIAHEIKNPLGGILGAAQWMMRGEASEEERREGTRLILREAERINGLVEKMLEMGRTLPPSRPFPILPILREAEELIRADVRAQGKEIHFELAADPSLPDVSGHPDAVFRAIVNVLKNAGEAIPRKGTVRIDTRMNVNYRWGRARGKMRSFVDIFIADDGAGMSEEEIRRAFLPFYTTKAKGTGLGLVMARQSISRQGGKMEIKSVRGEGTTVKISLPVSPGKKTGA encoded by the coding sequence TTGAGCGACCTCTTCCAGCAGACGCTCGAATCCGTGAGCATCGGGATCCTCGCGTTCGACGGGGCGGGAAGGCTCACCTACATCAACCCGGCCGCCGAGGAAATCCTCCACGGATCGTCGCGGGCCTTCGGGAGGAAACATTACCGTACCGTCTTCCGGGGATCCCCCGGGGCGGTGCGCATTTTGCGCAAGGCCCTGGAGGACAACGCGGCCGTCACCGGCTACGACGTGGAGCTTCGCCTTCCCCGACGGTCTCGGGCGGCGGGCGATCCGCCCCCTCCCACGCTCCCCGTCATCATCGGGGCTTCCCCCATGCCCGGCCCCGCGGGAGAGCCGAATGGGGCGGTGCTTTCGATCAAGCCGGCCGAGATCCTGAGCATGGTCGGGCAGGAGGAGAGGGCCGCGATGAGCGCCGAGGAGATGCAGACGCTCGCCTACGGCATCGCGCACGAGATCAAGAACCCGCTGGGGGGAATCCTCGGCGCCGCCCAGTGGATGATGCGGGGGGAGGCCTCCGAGGAGGAGCGCCGGGAGGGAACGCGGCTGATCCTGCGGGAGGCGGAGAGGATCAACGGGCTCGTGGAGAAGATGCTCGAGATGGGGAGGACCCTGCCTCCGTCCCGCCCCTTCCCGATCCTTCCGATCCTCCGGGAGGCCGAGGAACTCATACGCGCGGACGTGCGCGCCCAGGGAAAGGAGATCCACTTCGAGCTCGCCGCCGATCCGAGCCTTCCCGACGTGTCCGGCCACCCGGACGCCGTGTTCCGGGCGATCGTGAACGTCCTGAAGAACGCCGGGGAGGCGATCCCGCGAAAGGGGACGGTGCGCATCGACACCCGGATGAACGTCAATTACCGCTGGGGGCGCGCGAGGGGCAAGATGCGGTCCTTCGTGGACATTTTCATCGCGGACGACGGCGCGGGGATGTCGGAGGAGGAGATCCGGAGGGCGTTTCTGCCCTTCTACACGACGAAGGCGAAGGGGACGGGGCTCGGTCTCGTGATGGCGAGGCAGTCGATCTCCCGCCAGGGAGGGAAGATGGAAATAAAATCCGTGCGGGGAGAGGGAACGACGGTTAAAATATCCCTTCCCGTCAGTCCCGGGAAGAAAACAGGCGCGTGA
- a CDS encoding sigma-54 dependent transcriptional regulator yields MKKVLIADDDESIRWVLKKTVAGMGFSPDLAEDGEKALSLLTKNLYVAAFVDIRMPGMEGIEVLERAQARRSPTRFFIMTAVRRPDAAARSTRAGAAEFITKPFDIAHIENLLREVTKESASRERPFRTEDPEEWKSARIVGKSRAILEVFLGVGKVADSDATVLLLGERGVGKELVARCIHDLGTRGGPFVAVNASAIPRDLQEAELFGFEKGAFTGAEAPREGKLEASSGGTLFLDEVGDIPPDLQAKLLRVLQEKEFSRLGSNENRKFQGRVIAATNRDLRRMVADGKFREDLFDRLNVFPVRVPPLSERREDIPLLADFFLQKYCAILSRPPRSFSKEALEVVASHNWKGNVRELENFVQRLAVLSTGKLLRREEVARELVKADGAPDLSTAPLEQIIEERIREFTGRLGDAIESESNLHDLFLRQMEKPLIKIVMEATGGNQRKAAEILGINRNTLRKKLSSLSLLPRKKKSR; encoded by the coding sequence GTGAAAAAAGTCCTCATAGCCGACGACGACGAGAGCATCCGCTGGGTGCTGAAGAAGACGGTCGCGGGGATGGGATTCTCGCCCGACCTTGCCGAGGACGGGGAGAAAGCACTCTCCCTGCTGACGAAGAACCTCTACGTTGCGGCCTTCGTCGACATCCGGATGCCCGGCATGGAAGGAATCGAGGTCCTCGAACGGGCCCAGGCGCGGAGATCCCCGACCCGGTTCTTCATCATGACCGCCGTCCGCCGCCCGGATGCCGCCGCCCGCTCCACCCGCGCGGGGGCCGCCGAATTCATCACCAAGCCGTTCGACATTGCCCATATCGAGAACCTCCTCCGGGAAGTCACGAAAGAGTCGGCCTCCCGCGAGCGGCCTTTCCGGACGGAAGACCCCGAGGAGTGGAAGTCGGCCCGGATCGTGGGGAAAAGCCGCGCCATCCTGGAGGTCTTCCTGGGCGTGGGGAAGGTGGCGGACTCCGATGCTACCGTCCTGCTCCTGGGGGAGCGCGGGGTGGGGAAGGAGCTCGTCGCTCGCTGCATCCACGATCTGGGGACCCGGGGCGGTCCGTTCGTGGCGGTCAACGCGTCCGCCATCCCGCGGGACCTGCAGGAGGCGGAGCTGTTCGGCTTCGAGAAGGGGGCGTTCACCGGGGCGGAGGCGCCCCGGGAAGGGAAACTGGAGGCGTCCTCGGGGGGGACCCTGTTCCTCGACGAGGTCGGCGACATCCCGCCCGACCTCCAGGCGAAGCTCCTCCGCGTGCTGCAGGAAAAGGAGTTCTCGAGGCTGGGGTCGAACGAGAATCGGAAGTTCCAGGGACGCGTCATCGCGGCGACCAACCGTGACCTGCGGCGGATGGTCGCCGACGGAAAATTCCGGGAGGATCTCTTCGACCGGCTGAACGTCTTCCCGGTACGCGTCCCCCCCCTCTCGGAGAGGCGGGAGGACATCCCCCTTCTCGCGGATTTCTTCCTCCAGAAATATTGCGCGATCCTCTCCCGCCCCCCCCGGTCGTTCTCGAAGGAGGCGCTGGAGGTGGTGGCGTCCCACAACTGGAAAGGAAACGTCCGGGAGCTGGAAAACTTCGTGCAGAGACTGGCCGTCCTCTCCACGGGAAAACTCCTGCGGCGGGAGGAGGTGGCGCGGGAACTGGTCAAGGCGGACGGTGCGCCGGACCTCTCCACGGCGCCGCTGGAGCAGATCATCGAGGAACGGATCCGGGAGTTCACGGGACGCCTGGGGGATGCGATCGAGAGCGAGAGCAACCTCCACGACCTCTTCCTCCGGCAGATGGAGAAGCCGCTCATCAAGATCGTCATGGAGGCGACCGGCGGAAACCAGAGGAAGGCGGCGGAGATCCTGGGGATCAACCGGAACACCCTGCGGAAAAAACTGTCGTCCCTCTCGCTCCTTCCCAGGAAGAAGAAGTCCCGCTGA
- a CDS encoding replicative DNA helicase, whose translation MSGSRLTSQGASETSLLKIPPHSLEAEQAVLASVLLNNDLMNDVVEILRADDFYQGAHRTLFSTMVDLYERGRAIDQLTLAESLNARGVANEVGGLSYLSELIHNIPTTANVADYARLVKEKSILRSMIAVAQQITNSAFQGVGEVDDFLDKTEQAIFAIAEEKIKPSYYSMAEMGKEAMREIEKLYEKKEMITGVPSGFRDLDRLTAGFQKADMVVIAARPGMGKTAFSLNVALHAALRHGLPVAIFSLEMSRQQLALRMICSDARVDFQRLRTGYLAQDEINRIVASVGKLSEAPIYCDDSGTLTALELRAKARRLKKDKGIGMVVVDYLQLMRGATSRSGQDNRVQEISEISRSLKALAKEINVPVLAISQLNRGVESRTDKRPQMADLRECVTGDTLVLTTDGLRPSIRDLVGKEAEVWSMSPEGRIVPAKSECIWSVGTRPVVRVTMASGRMIRATADHRLYGANGWVRVSDLKPGDRIAVARRVPESKEPVRWAEDRIILLAHLAGDGSYLIGQSLRYTTASEPNSCAVEGAARREFGSKVARIRGRGKWHQLFIGGNGNRWRPAGVNRWLRDLGIFGQRSHEKRLPVEVFRFDDEQVGLLLRHLWATDGSIFCRRGGSKGSSRVYFSTSSEGLAFDVAALLLRLGIVARIRVVRKGKYRPVYTVDVSDADQQKRFLETVGAFGPRVAPADRLWEELAFVESNPNVDTLPKEMFLRVKEAMAVRGISRRDMASLRGTAYGGSAQLDFSPSRTLLMDYAILLDDEPLRRCAASDLFWDRVTDLRTDGAEEVFDLTVPGPSSWLADGLVSHNSGAIEQDSDLILFIYREEMYAKANTPEEKKGKAEIIIGKQRNGPMGVVDLAFLSRYTRFEDLARDYE comes from the coding sequence ATGAGCGGTTCGCGGCTGACGTCGCAGGGTGCGTCGGAAACTTCTCTTCTGAAGATCCCTCCCCACAGTCTCGAGGCCGAGCAGGCCGTGCTCGCCTCGGTCCTGCTCAACAACGACCTGATGAACGACGTGGTGGAGATTCTCCGCGCGGACGACTTCTACCAGGGCGCCCACCGGACGCTCTTCTCCACCATGGTGGACCTCTACGAACGGGGCCGGGCGATCGACCAGCTGACGCTCGCCGAGTCCCTCAACGCCCGGGGCGTGGCGAACGAGGTGGGCGGCCTTTCCTACCTCTCCGAGCTCATCCACAACATTCCCACCACCGCGAACGTCGCCGACTACGCGCGCCTGGTGAAGGAGAAATCGATCCTGCGGAGCATGATCGCCGTCGCCCAGCAGATCACGAACTCCGCGTTCCAGGGGGTCGGGGAGGTCGACGACTTCCTCGACAAGACCGAGCAGGCGATCTTCGCGATCGCCGAGGAAAAGATCAAGCCCTCCTACTACTCGATGGCGGAGATGGGCAAGGAGGCGATGCGGGAGATCGAGAAGCTCTACGAGAAGAAGGAGATGATCACCGGGGTCCCCTCCGGATTCCGCGATCTCGACCGGCTGACCGCGGGGTTCCAGAAGGCCGACATGGTGGTCATCGCGGCCCGTCCCGGCATGGGAAAGACGGCCTTCTCCCTGAACGTGGCCCTCCACGCCGCCCTGCGCCACGGGCTGCCGGTCGCGATCTTCTCCCTGGAGATGAGCCGCCAGCAGCTCGCGCTCCGCATGATCTGTTCCGATGCCCGCGTCGATTTCCAGCGGCTGCGGACCGGGTACCTGGCCCAGGACGAGATCAACCGCATCGTCGCGTCCGTGGGGAAGCTCTCCGAGGCGCCGATCTACTGCGACGACTCCGGGACCCTCACCGCCCTCGAGCTTCGCGCGAAGGCGCGTCGGCTGAAAAAGGACAAGGGAATCGGGATGGTCGTCGTCGACTACCTCCAGCTCATGCGAGGGGCGACATCCCGTTCGGGTCAGGACAACCGCGTCCAGGAGATCTCGGAGATCTCACGGTCGCTCAAGGCCCTGGCGAAGGAGATCAACGTCCCGGTTCTCGCCATCTCCCAGCTCAACCGGGGAGTGGAGAGCCGGACCGACAAGCGGCCCCAGATGGCGGATCTGAGGGAATGCGTGACGGGCGACACCCTGGTTCTGACGACCGACGGACTCCGCCCTTCCATCCGGGATTTGGTCGGCAAAGAGGCCGAGGTGTGGTCGATGTCGCCGGAAGGCAGGATCGTCCCGGCGAAGAGTGAATGTATTTGGTCGGTGGGAACGAGGCCCGTGGTGCGTGTCACCATGGCCAGCGGCCGCATGATCCGCGCCACCGCCGATCACCGTCTGTACGGCGCCAACGGATGGGTGCGAGTATCCGATCTCAAGCCGGGCGACCGGATTGCAGTGGCTCGCCGTGTACCGGAATCGAAAGAACCGGTCCGGTGGGCGGAAGACCGGATCATCCTGTTGGCCCATCTCGCCGGGGACGGAAGTTATCTTATCGGGCAATCTCTTCGGTACACGACGGCATCGGAACCGAACAGCTGTGCGGTCGAAGGGGCGGCCCGAAGAGAGTTCGGATCGAAGGTAGCTCGGATTCGCGGACGGGGGAAATGGCACCAGCTCTTTATCGGTGGGAACGGCAACCGGTGGCGCCCGGCCGGGGTGAACCGCTGGCTGCGGGATCTGGGGATCTTCGGACAGCGATCGCACGAGAAGCGGTTGCCCGTGGAGGTCTTCCGGTTCGACGACGAGCAGGTCGGATTGTTGTTGAGACATCTCTGGGCGACGGACGGGAGCATCTTCTGTCGCCGGGGAGGGTCCAAGGGGTCGTCGCGGGTCTACTTCAGCACCTCGAGCGAGGGACTTGCCTTCGACGTGGCGGCTCTGCTGTTGCGGCTCGGGATCGTGGCGAGGATCCGGGTCGTGCGGAAGGGGAAGTACCGACCTGTGTACACCGTGGATGTGTCCGACGCCGATCAGCAGAAGCGTTTTCTCGAGACGGTGGGGGCGTTCGGGCCGCGCGTCGCTCCCGCGGACAGGCTGTGGGAGGAACTGGCCTTCGTGGAATCCAATCCCAATGTCGACACGTTGCCGAAAGAAATGTTTCTCCGGGTGAAGGAGGCCATGGCGGTGCGGGGAATCTCTCGTCGGGACATGGCATCGCTCCGGGGAACCGCGTACGGGGGAAGCGCGCAGCTCGATTTCTCCCCGTCGCGGACCTTGCTGATGGACTATGCGATCCTTCTGGACGATGAACCGCTGCGGCGATGCGCCGCAAGCGACTTGTTCTGGGACCGGGTGACGGATCTTCGTACCGACGGGGCCGAGGAGGTCTTCGACCTGACCGTTCCGGGGCCTTCCTCCTGGCTGGCGGACGGCCTCGTTTCCCACAATTCGGGGGCGATTGAGCAGGATTCAGATTTGATTCTGTTCATATACAGGGAGGAGATGTACGCCAAGGCGAACACTCCCGAGGAGAAAAAGGGGAAGGCCGAGATCATCATCGGGAAGCAGCGGAACGGCCCGATGGGCGTAGTCGATCTCGCGTTCCTCTCCCGCTACACGCGGTTCGAGGACCTGGCGCGGGACTACGAGTAG
- the rplI gene encoding 50S ribosomal protein L9 yields MKVILREDVEKLGKAGDIVKVADGYGRNYLIPKRLAVQADVRNLRALEHDRRVIEARAKKSRKTAEELGTKLSSLFLTIPAKAGEEGRLFGAVTSRDIAQALESAGVPVDRKMVLLAEPIKQIGEYKVKVKAGTNIVPEVSVSVVAE; encoded by the coding sequence ATGAAAGTGATCCTGCGCGAGGATGTCGAAAAGCTCGGGAAGGCCGGCGACATCGTGAAGGTCGCCGACGGGTACGGCCGCAACTATCTCATTCCGAAGCGGCTGGCCGTCCAGGCCGACGTTCGGAACCTCCGGGCGCTCGAGCACGACCGCCGGGTCATCGAGGCCCGCGCGAAGAAGTCCCGCAAGACGGCGGAGGAACTGGGCACGAAGCTGTCCTCCCTGTTCCTTACGATCCCCGCGAAAGCGGGGGAGGAGGGAAGGCTCTTCGGGGCGGTCACGTCGCGCGACATCGCCCAGGCGCTCGAAAGCGCCGGGGTCCCCGTCGACCGGAAGATGGTGCTGCTTGCCGAGCCGATCAAGCAGATCGGGGAGTACAAGGTGAAGGTCAAGGCGGGAACGAATATCGTTCCCGAGGTCTCGGTCAGCGTGGTGGCGGAATAG
- the rpsR gene encoding 30S ribosomal protein S18: MRKKFCRFCAEKDLRIDYKNVYLLKHFISERGKIVPRRISGTCATHQRKLTVEIKKARIVALVPFTATQVR, translated from the coding sequence GTGAGGAAGAAGTTCTGCCGGTTCTGCGCGGAGAAGGACCTCCGGATCGACTACAAGAACGTGTATCTGCTCAAGCACTTCATCTCCGAGCGGGGCAAGATCGTCCCCCGCAGGATTTCGGGGACCTGCGCGACCCACCAGCGCAAGCTGACGGTGGAGATCAAGAAGGCCCGCATCGTGGCGTTGGTTCCGTTCACGGCAACGCAGGTCAGGTAG
- the ssb gene encoding single-stranded DNA-binding protein, protein MVTFNRVILAGNLVRDPEIRYLPSGLSVTSFAVAVNSRYRQNNELKEEVSYFDIVAFGKLGETCAEYLSKGRPVLVEGRLRQRRWESEGTRKSKIEVVASGIQFLGGGPKSGGGESDSGGAAPDAQEDDIPF, encoded by the coding sequence ATGGTCACCTTTAACCGTGTGATCCTCGCGGGGAACCTGGTCCGTGATCCGGAGATCCGGTATCTTCCCTCCGGCCTGTCGGTGACCAGCTTCGCCGTCGCGGTCAACTCGCGGTACCGGCAGAACAACGAGCTCAAGGAAGAGGTGTCCTATTTCGATATCGTCGCCTTCGGGAAACTGGGAGAAACCTGCGCCGAGTACCTTTCCAAGGGCCGGCCGGTGCTCGTGGAGGGGCGCCTGCGCCAGCGCCGCTGGGAGTCCGAGGGGACGAGGAAGAGCAAGATCGAGGTGGTGGCGAGCGGCATCCAGTTCCTCGGGGGAGGTCCGAAGAGCGGCGGGGGCGAAAGCGATTCGGGCGGCGCGGCGCCGGACGCCCAGGAAGACGACATTCCGTTCTAA
- the rpsF gene encoding 30S ribosomal protein S6, with product MTKYETAILFDPELPEDRRKEFLSKLEGIIASFGGEIFKQDDWGIRKLAYLIQKKHNAYYTFLLYSGKRGVVEEVERNIKIFDGVMRHMTSRVEYEVKPAAATPDAEASPSGPEDAGAASVTSPPGDGAPNA from the coding sequence ATGACGAAGTACGAAACGGCCATCCTGTTCGATCCGGAACTCCCCGAGGACCGGCGCAAAGAGTTTCTCTCCAAGCTCGAGGGGATCATCGCCTCGTTCGGGGGGGAAATTTTCAAGCAGGACGACTGGGGGATCCGGAAGCTCGCCTACCTGATCCAGAAGAAGCACAACGCGTATTACACCTTTCTCCTCTATTCCGGCAAGCGCGGCGTGGTGGAGGAGGTGGAGCGGAACATCAAGATTTTCGACGGAGTCATGCGCCATATGACGTCGCGCGTGGAGTACGAGGTCAAGCCGGCCGCGGCGACTCCGGATGCGGAGGCAAGCCCTTCCGGCCCGGAGGACGCTGGGGCGGCTTCCGTGACCTCCCCCCCCGGGGACGGGGCGCCCAACGCCTAG
- the pth gene encoding aminoacyl-tRNA hydrolase, with translation MWRNPRKRKSSGVPALSRLVFGLGNPGRRYAGTFHNAGGAAVSLLAEGNGIRLRPSGEAEYGWGPVSGVMVLLGRPRTYMNESGLAVAPVYGRFAGSPEDLVVLHDDLDLDLGVVRLKRGGGTGGHNGLRSLAVELGTRDFLRVRIGIGRPPAGVDPADFVLRKVPDEVRDRFEGGVSSAAEAVVDILREGFDKAMTRWNARREQPLP, from the coding sequence GTGTGGCGGAACCCGCGGAAAAGGAAAAGTAGCGGCGTCCCCGCCCTTTCCCGTCTCGTGTTCGGGCTCGGGAACCCCGGGCGGCGGTATGCGGGAACGTTCCACAACGCCGGGGGGGCGGCGGTGAGCCTCCTGGCGGAGGGAAACGGCATCCGGCTCCGGCCATCCGGGGAGGCCGAATACGGTTGGGGGCCGGTAAGCGGGGTGATGGTCCTCCTCGGCAGGCCGAGGACGTACATGAACGAAAGCGGCCTGGCCGTGGCGCCCGTCTACGGGAGGTTCGCGGGTTCCCCCGAAGATCTCGTCGTTCTCCACGACGACCTCGATCTGGACCTTGGCGTCGTGAGGCTGAAGCGGGGCGGCGGAACGGGCGGGCACAACGGCCTCCGGTCGCTTGCGGTGGAACTCGGCACCCGGGACTTCCTGCGGGTCCGGATCGGGATCGGCCGTCCCCCGGCGGGGGTCGACCCGGCCGATTTCGTTCTCCGCAAGGTTCCGGACGAGGTGCGGGACCGGTTTGAAGGCGGAGTCTCCTCCGCCGCGGAGGCGGTCGTCGACATCCTTCGCGAAGGGTTCGACAAGGCGATGACACGCTGGAACGCGCGGCGCGAGCAGCCCCTTCCCTGA
- a CDS encoding 50S ribosomal protein L25, whose amino-acid sequence MAMMELTAVRRHGSGKEGARKMLSRGKVPGVMYGKGLATRSIEFDRRDLEKFLAVARRGTVIVRMNVQDEAEGKESYAVLKDVQTNPRTDRVIHVDFYEVAFGKKFRIEVPIRIRGKAAGIEQGGILEQVTRTLEVECLPANVPEFLEVDVTPLGIGDSLHLSDVKFPEGVEPEEKDMTTTIVAVHAPRIEEVVSVAPVEEEAAAAAEGASVAEPAEKEK is encoded by the coding sequence ATGGCCATGATGGAGTTGACGGCGGTCCGCCGCCACGGGTCCGGGAAGGAAGGGGCCCGGAAAATGCTTTCCCGGGGGAAGGTGCCGGGGGTCATGTACGGAAAAGGCCTTGCGACCCGCTCGATCGAGTTCGATCGCCGGGATCTGGAGAAGTTCCTTGCCGTCGCCCGACGCGGGACCGTCATCGTCCGGATGAACGTGCAGGACGAGGCCGAGGGGAAGGAATCGTACGCGGTTCTCAAGGATGTCCAGACGAACCCCCGGACCGACCGGGTGATCCACGTCGATTTCTACGAGGTCGCCTTCGGGAAGAAGTTCCGCATCGAGGTGCCCATCCGGATCCGGGGGAAGGCGGCCGGGATCGAGCAGGGGGGCATCCTTGAGCAGGTGACCCGCACCCTCGAGGTCGAGTGCCTTCCGGCGAACGTGCCGGAATTTCTGGAAGTGGACGTTACGCCGCTCGGAATCGGGGACTCCCTTCACTTGTCGGACGTGAAGTTCCCCGAGGGGGTCGAGCCGGAGGAGAAGGACATGACGACCACCATCGTCGCCGTGCACGCCCCGAGAATCGAGGAGGTCGTGAGCGTGGCGCCCGTGGAAGAAGAGGCGGCGGCGGCGGCGGAAGGCGCCAGTGTGGCGGAACCCGCGGAAAAGGAAAAGTAG
- a CDS encoding ribose-phosphate pyrophosphokinase — translation MTRLKLFSGNANIDLAREICAFLSVPMGAAEVKRFSDGEINVDIGENVRGADVFIVQSTCPPVNDHLVELLILMDALKRSSAKRVTAVIPYYGYARQDRKVLPRAPITAKLVADLLTAAGVSRVLTMDLHAGQIQGFFNIPVDHMYAAPVMLEYIKANWDNEIVFVSPDAGGVERARAFAKRLKATLAIIDKRRGGANESQVMNIIGDVAGKTAVLLDDMVDTAGTMVQGAAAVRRNGAKRVFACATHPVLSGPSIERLEKSEVEQLVVTNTIPLGEKAACRKIRVLSVANLLGEAIKRIHFNDSVSSLFV, via the coding sequence GTGACCAGGCTCAAGCTGTTTTCGGGCAACGCGAATATCGATCTCGCCAGGGAGATCTGCGCCTTTCTCTCCGTTCCCATGGGGGCCGCGGAGGTGAAGCGGTTCAGCGACGGGGAGATCAACGTCGACATCGGGGAGAACGTCCGGGGGGCGGACGTCTTCATCGTGCAGTCGACCTGCCCTCCGGTGAACGACCACCTGGTCGAACTCCTGATCCTCATGGACGCCCTGAAGCGTTCCTCGGCCAAGAGGGTCACGGCGGTCATCCCCTATTACGGGTACGCCCGGCAGGACCGGAAGGTGCTCCCCCGCGCCCCGATCACCGCCAAGCTCGTGGCGGATCTTCTGACGGCGGCGGGCGTCTCGCGGGTCCTCACGATGGATCTGCACGCCGGGCAGATCCAGGGGTTTTTCAACATCCCCGTCGACCACATGTATGCGGCGCCCGTGATGCTCGAGTACATCAAGGCCAACTGGGACAACGAAATCGTGTTCGTTTCCCCCGACGCGGGGGGGGTGGAGCGCGCCCGGGCCTTCGCCAAGCGCCTGAAGGCCACGCTGGCGATCATCGACAAGCGCCGGGGGGGGGCCAATGAATCCCAGGTGATGAACATCATCGGGGACGTCGCGGGGAAAACCGCGGTCCTCCTCGACGACATGGTGGACACGGCGGGGACGATGGTCCAGGGGGCGGCCGCGGTTCGCCGGAACGGGGCGAAGCGCGTGTTCGCATGCGCCACCCACCCCGTCCTCTCGGGCCCGTCGATCGAGCGGCTGGAGAAGTCCGAGGTCGAACAGCTCGTGGTCACGAACACGATCCCCCTGGGGGAGAAAGCCGCGTGCAGGAAGATCCGTGTCCTCTCGGTGGCGAACCTTCTCGGGGAAGCCATCAAGCGGATCCATTTCAACGATTCCGTAAGTTCGCTCTTCGTATAG
- the spoVG gene encoding septation regulator SpoVG — protein sequence MQLTEVKVYPVTDDEKLKGYATIVFDACFVVRDLKIIHGNSGLFVAMPSKKKKDGTYRDTAHPLNNETRQMIEEAVLGEYEREIRKLDGLAVAR from the coding sequence ATGCAACTCACCGAGGTGAAGGTCTATCCCGTGACCGACGACGAGAAACTGAAGGGGTATGCGACGATCGTCTTCGACGCCTGCTTTGTCGTCCGGGACCTGAAGATCATCCACGGCAACAGCGGGCTGTTCGTCGCGATGCCCAGCAAGAAGAAAAAGGACGGCACGTACCGCGACACGGCGCACCCGCTGAACAACGAGACGCGCCAGATGATCGAGGAGGCGGTGCTGGGGGAATACGAGCGAGAGATCCGAAAGCTTGACGGGCTCGCCGTGGCCCGATAA
- the ispE gene encoding 4-(cytidine 5'-diphospho)-2-C-methyl-D-erythritol kinase — protein MNASPAVSFLAPAKLNISLRVFGKRPDGFHHIRSVMVPVSLYDEVTVEETSAGISVEADDPSVPGGAGNSCYRAAALYREWAGGPGGVRVRIRKVIPTEAGLGGGSSDAAATLKGMIALTGKSPPSGVILSLAADVGADVPFFTLGRPALVEGFGEVLTPVEWKVPFFALIVKPPLGLSTREGYERLGREAAPPPVQEEPPSFREWEDLVSAVGNDFESVWEEARPDLRRTKGELLAAGAEAAGLSGSGSALFGLFRDEGDAHRAKRRLGNGTGRRLFVARNI, from the coding sequence GTGAACGCATCCCCGGCAGTTTCTTTCCTCGCCCCGGCCAAACTGAACATATCCCTCCGGGTTTTCGGGAAACGTCCCGACGGGTTCCATCACATACGGTCGGTCATGGTTCCGGTATCCCTCTACGACGAAGTCACCGTGGAGGAGACCTCCGCGGGGATCTCCGTGGAGGCGGACGACCCTTCCGTGCCGGGAGGCGCGGGGAACAGCTGCTACCGGGCGGCGGCCCTCTACCGGGAATGGGCGGGAGGCCCGGGAGGGGTCCGGGTCCGGATCCGCAAGGTCATCCCCACGGAGGCGGGTCTGGGCGGCGGAAGTTCCGACGCGGCCGCCACGCTCAAAGGGATGATCGCCCTGACCGGGAAGTCGCCTCCCTCCGGGGTGATTCTCTCCCTCGCGGCCGACGTTGGGGCCGACGTCCCGTTCTTCACCCTGGGCCGGCCCGCCCTCGTGGAGGGGTTCGGGGAGGTGCTGACGCCGGTCGAATGGAAGGTCCCCTTCTTCGCGCTGATCGTCAAGCCCCCGCTCGGGCTGTCGACGCGGGAAGGGTACGAAAGGCTGGGGCGGGAGGCGGCGCCTCCCCCGGTGCAAGAGGAACCCCCTTCCTTCCGGGAATGGGAGGATCTGGTGTCGGCCGTGGGAAACGATTTCGAGAGCGTTTGGGAGGAGGCGCGGCCGGACCTGCGGAGAACCAAGGGGGAATTGCTGGCGGCGGGGGCGGAGGCCGCCGGCCTCTCCGGGAGCGGCTCCGCGCTGTTCGGCCTGTTTCGGGACGAAGGGGATGCGCACCGTGCGAAAAGGAGGCTGGGGAACGGGACCGGGCGGAGGCTGTTCGTCGCCCGCAACATTTGA